The following is a genomic window from Stenotrophomonas maltophilia.
CGGCCGCCGCATGGTGCGGTGCCGACAGCGGCAGCAGCGGCAGTCGCAGATCGTGACCGATGCCGAGGCGGCGCAGCAGCGCCTTGACCGGGATCGGGTTCGGCTCTACGCCGCAGAAATCATGGAACGGCTGCAGGCGCGCATCCCACGACGCGGTGGCTTCGTGGTCGTGGGCCGCGGCCAGCTCGCACATCCGTCGGTAGGCGCCCGGCAGCACGTTGGAGCCGACCGAGATCAAACCATCGACACCGGCCTGGATCGAACGCGCGGCGGTGCCGTCATCGCCACTGAGCACGGCGAACTGCGGGCTGCGCAGGGCCAGCAGCGCCTGCACGCGGCCGGTGTCGCCCACCGCTTCCTTGATGCCGACGATGTTGGGATGGCTGGCCAGCTCGGCCACGGTCTCCGGCTGCATGTCGCAGCCGGTACGGCCGGGCACGTTGTACAGCACCACCGGCAGCCCGCCCTGGTCGGCCACCGCACGGTAATGCGCGATCAGGCCGGCCTGGGTGGGGCGCACGTAGGGCGGCGTGACCACCAGCGCGTGGCTGGCCCCGAGCGCGCCGGCGCGACGGGTCTGTTCGATGGTCTTGGCGGTACCGGACAGGCCGGTGCCGGCCATGACCGGAATGCGGCCGCCGATGCGCTCGACCGCGCTGGCCAGCAGCAGGTCGTACTCGGCATCGGTGAGGGTTGCCGCTTCACCGGTCGAGCCGGCAACGACAACGCCATGGACGCCACCTTCAAGCTGCAGATGCAGCAGGCGCTGCCAACCGTCGGGATCGAGGGCGCCGTCGGCCCGGAAAGGGGTCGCCAGCGCGGTGATGAGGCCGGAAAGGGACAAGGACGTGCTGCTCTTGGCTGGGAAGGGAAACGCCCGCCACGAAAGGCCGGGGGCGACCTGAATGTTACTTGCGGCGCGAAAGCACGGGCAAGTATGCTGGACACCGGTGGATCCCCGCCTCTGGCGGGCATTCAGACTCACGCATGCATTACCCGGAATCGCCTTGACCGACACCACCCCGCGCCCCGCGCCGAGCGAAAACCACCTCCTGATCAACGCCTATACGACGCATCCGGAGTCCCCCCTGCTGTCCGTCACCCGCCGCATTGCCGACAGCGGCTGCAATCTGGTGGACGCGCGGCTGGCCACGGTCGGCCGCGATGTCTCGGTCACCGCCCTGGCCACCGGCTCGTGGGACTCGGTCGCCAAGCTCGAAGCGATGCTGACCCGGCTCGAGCGCGAGGAAGGCCTGAAGCTGGTCTGGTACCGCACAGCGGCCAAGCAGGCGCAGTCCAACCTGCTGCCGTACATCGTCGAGGTGATCGCCGCCGACAAGCCGGGCATCCTGTTCCAGCTGGCCGATTTCTTCGACCGCCAGGGCATCACCATCGAGAACCTGCAGAGCACGCGCTACCGCGCCATGCAGACCGGTGCGGAGATGTTCAGCGCGCAGGTCACCATCGGCGTGCCGGCCAACATGCACATTGCCGCGCTGCGTGACGATTTCCTTGAGTTCTGCGACCACCTGAATCTGGACGCGATCATGGACCCGATGAAGTTCTGAATGAATTCCTGATTTTTTCGCGCGCCTCTCACAGGCGCGTGGCGTTTCATGCAATTGTCGTAGAAAGAACCCAGGCTCGACAGAAGGACCTCATGAACAACGGCGACACCCTGGACAGCACCACCCTCTCCCTGCCGCTGGCCCTGTCCGGCGGCGCCCACGCCACCCTCGGCGACTACGCCGGCCAGTGGCTGGTGCTGTACTTCTACCCCAAGGACAGCACCCCGGGCTGCACCACCGAAGGCATTGACTTCAACGCGCTGCTGCCGAAGTTCAAGAAGGCCGGCGCGCTTGTGCTCGGCGTCTCGCGCGACTCGGTGAAGTCGCACGACAATTTCTGTGCCAAGCAGGGGTTCGGCTTCCCGCTGGTCAGCGATGGCGACGAAGCGCTGTGCACCGCCTTCGACGTGATCAAGATGAAGAACATGTACGGCAAGCAGGTACGTGGCATCGAGCGCAGCACCTTCCTGATTTCCCCCGACAGCCGCATCGTGCAGTCCTGGCGCAAGGTCAAGGTCGCCGGCCATGCCGATGCCGTTCTCGACGAACTGAAGGCCTCCCAGTCCAAGTGAGTCCCATTGCCCACCGTGTCCGCCATCACCCTGCCCTGCAGCAGGACGTGATGGTTTTTCCCTGTCCGTAACCAGGAACCGACGATGACCCGAGGCAAGCGCATCTACGTGCTGGATACCAACGTGCTGATGCACGATCCCACCGCGCTGTTCAAATTCGAGGAGCACGACGTCTACCTGCCCATGCAGGTGATCGAGGAGCTGGACAACGGCAAGAAGGGCACCTCCGAAGCGAGCCGCAACGCCCGCCAGGTGAGCCGCTTCCTCAACGAGCTGGTGCAGGCTTCGGGCCTGGACAACCTGGCCGACGGCATTCCGCTGCAGCGCCCCAATGGCCTGCAGCTGCGCGGCAAGCAGAGCGCGGGCAAGCTGCGCTTCCAGACCAGCCATTTCGATGCCGGCAAGAGCTTCGGCAAGGTCATCCCGGACAACGCCATTCTCGGCGCGATCCTGGCCCTGAAGGAGGAAACGCCGGACCTGCCGGTGGTGTTCGTTTCCAAGGACATCAACCTGCGCATCAAGGCCGCCATTGCCGGCATCGTGTCCGAGGACTACGAGAACGACCGTGCGCTGGACGATTTCAGCCTGCTCTACACCGGCGCCACCGAGCTGCCGGAAGACTTCTGGAAGCGCCACGGCGACGACCTGCGCAGCTGGAGCGACAAGGGCCGCACCCATTACGAAATCCAGGCGCTGGACGGCGAGGAGTGGTACCCGAACCAGTACGTCTACCTGCCCGGCGAAGACGAAGTCGAGCTGCGGGTCAGCCGCGTGGTCGGCGACGGAAAGGTAGTGCTGTCGCTGGTCGATGACTTCCGCCACGGCAGCCACGCCGTGTGGGGCATCAGCGCGCGCAACCGCGAGCAGAACTTCGCGCTCAACGCGCTGATGGACCCGGAGATCGACTTCGTCACCCTGCTCGGCACCGCCGGCACCGGCAAGACCCTGCTGGCACTGGCCGCCGGCCTGGCGCAGACGATGGACCAGCAGCGCTACCGCGAGATCATCATGACCCGCGCCACGGTCAGCGTCGGCGAGGACATCGGCTTCCTGCCCGGCACCGAGGAAGAGAAGATGACGCCGTGGATGGGCGCGCTGACCGACAACCTGGAGGTGCTCACGCACAACCAGGAAGGTGGTACCTGGGGCCGCCAGGCCACCAACGACCTGCTGGCCAGCCGCATCAAGATCCGTTCGATGAACTTCATGCGCGGCCGCACGTTCCTGTCGCGCTACCTGATCCTGGACGAGGCGCAGAACCTCACCCCCAAGCAGATGAAGACGCTGATCACCCGTGCCGGCCCCGGCACCAAGATCGTCTGCCTGGGCAATGTCGAGCAGATCGACACCCCGTACCTGACCGAGACCACCTCGGGCCTGACCTACGCGGTGGACCGCTTCAAGAACTGGCCGCACAGTGCGCACATCACCCTGCGCCGTGGCGAGCGTTCGCGCCTGGCCGACTACGCCTCGGAGGTGTTGTGAACCGCTGCACCCGCCTGCTGCTGCCCACGGCGGCGATCACCCTCGCCGCCGCTCTGGGCGCCTGCACCACCACGCGCGGCCCGGCCAGCGTGCCGACCACCGAGCGTACCGGCCAGTCGTGGGTGGTCACCCGCCCGATCATCGCCGCGCAGGTGCTCGACACCTGCTCGCGCCCCAGCCCCGGTCGCGAGGCCGGGCGGGTGTCGGGGTACTGGGCGCCCAGCCGGCAGCAGGTCGACCAGCTGGAGGCGAAGCTGTCGTCG
Proteins encoded in this region:
- a CDS encoding PhoH family protein, translating into MTRGKRIYVLDTNVLMHDPTALFKFEEHDVYLPMQVIEELDNGKKGTSEASRNARQVSRFLNELVQASGLDNLADGIPLQRPNGLQLRGKQSAGKLRFQTSHFDAGKSFGKVIPDNAILGAILALKEETPDLPVVFVSKDINLRIKAAIAGIVSEDYENDRALDDFSLLYTGATELPEDFWKRHGDDLRSWSDKGRTHYEIQALDGEEWYPNQYVYLPGEDEVELRVSRVVGDGKVVLSLVDDFRHGSHAVWGISARNREQNFALNALMDPEIDFVTLLGTAGTGKTLLALAAGLAQTMDQQRYREIIMTRATVSVGEDIGFLPGTEEEKMTPWMGALTDNLEVLTHNQEGGTWGRQATNDLLASRIKIRSMNFMRGRTFLSRYLILDEAQNLTPKQMKTLITRAGPGTKIVCLGNVEQIDTPYLTETTSGLTYAVDRFKNWPHSAHITLRRGERSRLADYASEVL
- a CDS encoding glycine cleavage system protein R; this encodes MTDTTPRPAPSENHLLINAYTTHPESPLLSVTRRIADSGCNLVDARLATVGRDVSVTALATGSWDSVAKLEAMLTRLEREEGLKLVWYRTAAKQAQSNLLPYIVEVIAADKPGILFQLADFFDRQGITIENLQSTRYRAMQTGAEMFSAQVTIGVPANMHIAALRDDFLEFCDHLNLDAIMDPMKF
- a CDS encoding peroxiredoxin, which translates into the protein MNNGDTLDSTTLSLPLALSGGAHATLGDYAGQWLVLYFYPKDSTPGCTTEGIDFNALLPKFKKAGALVLGVSRDSVKSHDNFCAKQGFGFPLVSDGDEALCTAFDVIKMKNMYGKQVRGIERSTFLISPDSRIVQSWRKVKVAGHADAVLDELKASQSK
- the dapA gene encoding 4-hydroxy-tetrahydrodipicolinate synthase, whose translation is MSLSGLITALATPFRADGALDPDGWQRLLHLQLEGGVHGVVVAGSTGEAATLTDAEYDLLLASAVERIGGRIPVMAGTGLSGTAKTIEQTRRAGALGASHALVVTPPYVRPTQAGLIAHYRAVADQGGLPVVLYNVPGRTGCDMQPETVAELASHPNIVGIKEAVGDTGRVQALLALRSPQFAVLSGDDGTAARSIQAGVDGLISVGSNVLPGAYRRMCELAAAHDHEATASWDARLQPFHDFCGVEPNPIPVKALLRRLGIGHDLRLPLLPLSAPHHAAADHLAGDIAALEALSSH